In Ruminococcaceae bacterium BL-6, a genomic segment contains:
- a CDS encoding conserved membrane protein of unknown function (Evidence 4 : Unknown function but conserved in other organisms), with protein sequence MIMKRTRIIPIHYRRKETEKPKKKSFRPVKIIDAKNLMDAVRANPAVLFLAALLLLGTVFGSLFARKADFPLMEKLDFLFFSNYQTRLVQPFAVVFAASLGSVFLFVFVCFLLGLSVWGMFLLPAVPFFRGFGFGLASGYLYAAYGFQGFLFNAAVVLPGAFLSMISILLAAREGIFFSRKILSSCGPSAAKGSAAPLSFWDYLSRFGSIMILAFAAAVIDLITTVCFAGAFSF encoded by the coding sequence ATGATCATGAAAAGGACAAGAATCATCCCGATCCATTACCGCCGGAAGGAAACGGAGAAACCGAAGAAAAAATCTTTCCGGCCCGTAAAGATCATCGATGCGAAAAACCTGATGGATGCGGTGCGCGCGAACCCGGCCGTCCTGTTTCTGGCGGCGCTGCTGCTGCTCGGCACGGTATTCGGATCGCTGTTCGCCCGAAAAGCCGATTTTCCCCTGATGGAAAAGCTGGATTTCCTTTTTTTCAGCAACTACCAGACGAGGCTGGTTCAGCCGTTCGCCGTGGTTTTTGCGGCGTCTTTGGGATCTGTTTTTCTGTTTGTTTTCGTCTGTTTTTTGCTGGGGCTTTCGGTATGGGGGATGTTTTTGCTTCCGGCGGTTCCGTTTTTCAGGGGCTTCGGCTTTGGCCTTGCCTCGGGTTATTTATATGCGGCCTACGGGTTTCAGGGATTTTTGTTCAACGCGGCGGTCGTCCTGCCGGGGGCGTTCCTTTCGATGATTTCCATTCTTCTCGCGGCAAGAGAGGGAATCTTTTTTTCACGGAAAATCCTGTCGTCGTGCGGGCCATCCGCGGCAAAGGGGAGTGCGGCCCCCTTGTCGTTCTGGGATTATCTTTCCCGTTTCGGCTCGATCATGATACTCGCCTTTGCGGCGGCTGTGATCGACCTGATTACAACGGTTTGTTTTGCCGGGGCTTTTTCTTTTTAG
- the ripX gene encoding site-specific tyrosine recombinase for chromosome partitioning (Evidence 2a : Function from experimental evidences in other organisms; PubMedId : 10498718, 11134515, 11208805, 16553881, 16597952, 21239579, 23305333; Product type e : enzyme) — protein sequence MKDYFSAFRDYLIYQKSVSKNTLDSYSRDMEHFLAFLAENGMENPADATTETMDAYVKNLSSLHRSTSTITRNMASIRCFYQFLVIRGEIVQNPAKAIRLEKIQRKLPEILSGEEIELLFSQPDIREPKGCRDKAMLELLYATGIRVSELVELNVSDVNLTAGMLRCKKEGKAERMIPIYSTAIAAVSDYLFRVRNTIIGPDGGHALFTNLNGRRMTRQGFWKIIKGYTEQANITKEITPHTLRHSFALHLLENGAALKDIQVMLGHADISSTQIYVHLLNHHFKEVYNNCHPKAKLG from the coding sequence ATGAAGGATTATTTTTCGGCGTTTCGGGATTACCTGATTTATCAGAAATCCGTTTCTAAAAACACGTTGGATTCGTACTCGAGGGATATGGAACATTTTCTCGCTTTCCTTGCGGAAAATGGAATGGAAAATCCCGCAGACGCCACGACGGAAACGATGGACGCCTATGTGAAAAATTTATCCTCCCTCCACCGCTCCACTTCCACCATCACCAGAAATATGGCCTCGATCCGCTGCTTTTATCAGTTTCTCGTCATCCGCGGCGAAATCGTTCAGAATCCGGCCAAAGCGATCCGGCTGGAAAAGATTCAAAGAAAACTGCCGGAAATTTTAAGCGGAGAGGAAATCGAACTGTTGTTTTCCCAGCCGGATATCCGGGAACCGAAGGGATGCCGGGACAAGGCGATGCTGGAACTGCTTTATGCGACCGGAATCCGGGTCTCCGAGCTTGTGGAGCTGAACGTGAGCGATGTCAACCTGACGGCCGGGATGCTGCGCTGCAAAAAAGAGGGAAAGGCGGAGCGCATGATCCCGATCTATTCCACGGCAATCGCCGCCGTATCGGATTATCTGTTCCGCGTGAGAAACACAATTATCGGCCCGGATGGCGGACATGCCCTTTTTACCAACCTGAACGGGCGGCGCATGACCCGGCAGGGGTTTTGGAAAATCATCAAGGGATATACGGAACAGGCCAATATCACAAAAGAGATCACCCCGCATACGCTGCGGCATTCCTTTGCGCTTCATCTGCTGGAAAACGGGGCCGCGCTGAAGGATATTCAGGTGATGCTCGGGCATGCGGATATTTCCTCCACCCA
- the proC gene encoding Pyrroline-5-carboxylate reductase, which translates to MIIGFIGAGNMAGAIINNMVSSGIHPAGQIMVYDILKDKRDAFQKKGLLAAGSIPELVKSCDIIFLSVKPQNFVEVLEEARKEVKKEKLFVTIAAGISTGYVTRLLSCDCPVIRVMPNTPLLIGQGATAITRSENVTDKEFAFIQSIFASCGTVTVLDESKMNAVISVNSTSPAYVYLLAKAVIEGGAKQGIDIDTSLKLFCQALIGSAEMMLKSGYTPDELIEMVSSPGGTTLKALDVFYEYRFEEMIDKAMLACTKRAEELGR; encoded by the coding sequence ATGATCATTGGATTTATCGGCGCCGGCAATATGGCCGGGGCCATCATCAACAATATGGTAAGCTCCGGTATCCACCCGGCTGGCCAAATCATGGTGTACGATATCCTGAAGGACAAACGCGATGCCTTTCAGAAAAAGGGACTTTTGGCAGCTGGTTCCATCCCGGAACTGGTGAAATCCTGCGATATCATCTTCCTTTCGGTGAAACCCCAGAATTTCGTGGAAGTTTTGGAGGAAGCCAGGAAAGAGGTAAAAAAGGAAAAGCTGTTCGTCACGATCGCGGCCGGAATTTCCACGGGGTACGTCACGAGGCTGCTCTCGTGCGACTGCCCGGTGATCCGCGTGATGCCGAATACGCCCCTTCTGATCGGCCAGGGTGCCACAGCGATTACGCGTTCCGAAAACGTAACGGACAAAGAGTTTGCTTTCATCCAGTCGATTTTTGCTTCGTGCGGAACGGTCACGGTTTTGGATGAAAGCAAAATGAACGCGGTCATTTCCGTAAACAGCACAAGCCCCGCTTATGTGTACCTGCTCGCCAAAGCGGTGATAGAAGGCGGTGCAAAACAGGGAATCGACATCGACACGTCCCTGAAGCTGTTCTGCCAGGCGCTGATCGGCAGCGCGGAGATGATGCTGAAGTCCGGATATACGCCTGACGAGCTGATCGAAATGGTGTCTTCTCCGGGCGGAACCACGCTGAAAGCACTGGATGTCTTTTACGAGTACCGGTTCGAAGAAATGATCGACAAAGCGATGCTCGCCTGCACCAAGAGGGCGGAAGAGCTCGGCAGGTAA